The following proteins are encoded in a genomic region of Actinomadura sp. NAK00032:
- a CDS encoding LamG-like jellyroll fold domain-containing protein, translating to MPAGGAAADTDPPPGTPATVSADPLPTWQVDGVVWSMATVGTTVYATGNFTKARPPGTAAGSAQEVERNNILAFDLTTGNLITSFDHSLNGQGLRIVASPSGDRVYVGGEFTAVDGQARNHVAAFDTETGALVAGFAPNVSAKVRGIAATDTTVYLGGNFFNVNGKSRTRLAAVKASDGTNVDTWRPTADDDEVFALAMAPGNERVLIGGRFQKLNGVQQVGIGAVNATDGASATWTSKPVPARDGTHFSYVTDLFVSGDTVFASADGEGVHWFDGRFAAKASNGDLVWLDNCYGATYGIFAQGQSIYSVSHAHDCASLGAFPEVTPRRWQRALAETAYPTGTDKAPPSNNSNYNGQPVPSLLQWFPSLAMGSFTKQYQAAWAITGNDRYIALGGEFPRVNGKAQQGLVRFALKADAPNKTGPDGGELGTPTAKSMADGSVRVAWKTTWDMDNATLKYEVLRDGGTTPIGSVEKSSSFWDMPTAAFLDTTAEPGTAHTYRVRAVDPAGNAATSGASNSATAGSGTPGPYTAEVGEDGAAAYWRLGETSGPGYDYAGVNDLTLGSGTTRGQAGALSGDPDRAVRFGGGSTGTAASGTAPTPEEFSIEAWVKTTSTAGGKIIGYGNATSGNSSKNDRHLYMTNNGRVVFGVYPGATKTVESAAGLNDGQWHHVVGSLSGTDGMKLYVDGAQVGADPAVKSAQSYAGYWRIGGDNLTGWPSAPASGYLNGTIDEVAVYPRALTAAQVTRHHGVGTGAVQPNQPPSAAFTSSCDMLACAFDGSGSADSDGSIASYAWDFGDGHTGTGATPSHTYESAGSYNVKLTVTDDQGATGEVVHAVNATSNILAEDAFGRTVADGWGTADTGGAWSRNGSGGVLSVDGGAAKVSLGAPTNSGGGYLSTVSEQDTDLSFKLSVDKEGTGNGVYVWAAGRRIPGAGDYRARVRLRPSGVVSFQLSRTDAGNAETVIVAEQNVAGLTYTPGQRLRLRFQVTGTAPTTLKGKVWADGATEPGWQLTGTDDTAGLQVPGAVGLRTYLAGSTTNAPIVVSVDDLKAVRATG from the coding sequence GTGCCCGCGGGCGGTGCCGCGGCCGACACCGACCCGCCGCCGGGCACGCCGGCGACGGTCAGTGCCGACCCGCTGCCGACCTGGCAGGTCGACGGTGTCGTGTGGAGCATGGCGACGGTCGGCACGACGGTGTACGCCACCGGCAACTTCACCAAGGCGCGCCCGCCGGGGACGGCGGCGGGCAGTGCGCAGGAGGTGGAACGTAACAACATCCTGGCGTTCGACCTGACGACGGGGAACCTCATCACCTCGTTCGACCACTCGCTGAACGGCCAGGGCCTGCGGATCGTGGCGTCCCCGAGCGGGGACCGCGTCTACGTCGGCGGCGAGTTCACCGCGGTCGACGGCCAGGCGCGCAACCACGTCGCGGCCTTCGACACCGAGACGGGCGCGCTCGTCGCCGGGTTCGCGCCGAACGTCTCGGCCAAGGTGCGCGGCATCGCCGCGACGGACACGACCGTCTACCTGGGCGGGAACTTCTTCAACGTCAACGGCAAGTCGCGGACGCGGCTCGCGGCGGTGAAGGCGTCCGACGGCACCAACGTCGACACCTGGCGGCCCACCGCCGACGACGACGAGGTGTTCGCGCTGGCGATGGCGCCGGGCAACGAGCGGGTGCTGATCGGCGGCCGGTTCCAGAAGCTGAACGGCGTCCAGCAGGTGGGCATCGGCGCCGTCAACGCCACCGACGGCGCGTCCGCGACCTGGACGAGCAAGCCCGTCCCGGCGCGCGACGGCACCCACTTCTCCTACGTGACCGACCTGTTCGTGTCGGGCGACACCGTGTTCGCCTCGGCCGACGGCGAGGGCGTCCACTGGTTCGACGGGCGGTTCGCGGCCAAGGCCTCCAACGGCGACCTGGTGTGGCTGGACAACTGCTACGGCGCGACCTACGGCATCTTCGCGCAGGGCCAGTCGATCTACAGCGTGTCCCACGCGCACGACTGCGCCTCGCTCGGCGCATTCCCCGAGGTCACCCCGAGGCGCTGGCAGCGCGCCCTCGCCGAGACGGCGTACCCGACCGGCACCGACAAGGCGCCCCCGTCGAACAACAGCAACTACAACGGCCAGCCGGTCCCGAGCCTGCTCCAGTGGTTCCCGAGCCTGGCGATGGGGTCGTTCACCAAGCAGTACCAGGCCGCCTGGGCGATCACCGGGAACGACCGCTACATCGCGCTCGGCGGCGAGTTCCCCCGCGTGAACGGCAAGGCCCAGCAGGGGCTCGTCCGGTTCGCGCTGAAGGCCGACGCGCCGAACAAGACCGGCCCGGACGGCGGCGAGCTCGGCACCCCGACCGCCAAGAGCATGGCCGACGGCAGCGTCCGCGTCGCGTGGAAGACCACCTGGGACATGGACAACGCCACGCTGAAGTACGAGGTGCTCCGCGACGGCGGCACGACGCCGATCGGCAGCGTCGAGAAGTCCTCCAGCTTCTGGGACATGCCGACCGCGGCGTTCCTCGACACGACCGCCGAGCCGGGCACCGCGCACACCTACCGGGTCCGCGCGGTCGACCCCGCGGGCAACGCCGCCACCAGCGGCGCGTCCAACTCAGCGACGGCCGGCAGCGGCACCCCCGGTCCGTACACGGCGGAGGTCGGCGAGGACGGGGCGGCCGCCTACTGGCGCCTCGGCGAGACCAGCGGCCCCGGCTACGACTACGCCGGGGTGAACGACCTCACGCTCGGCTCGGGCACGACCCGCGGCCAGGCGGGCGCGCTGTCGGGCGACCCCGACCGCGCGGTGCGCTTCGGCGGCGGCTCCACGGGGACCGCGGCGAGCGGCACGGCGCCGACCCCGGAGGAATTCAGCATCGAGGCGTGGGTGAAGACGACGTCCACCGCCGGCGGGAAGATCATCGGGTACGGGAACGCCACCAGCGGCAACAGCAGCAAGAACGACCGCCACCTGTACATGACCAACAACGGGCGCGTCGTGTTCGGCGTCTACCCCGGAGCCACCAAGACGGTCGAGAGCGCGGCGGGCCTGAACGACGGCCAGTGGCACCACGTCGTCGGCAGCCTCTCCGGCACCGACGGCATGAAGCTGTACGTCGACGGCGCCCAGGTCGGCGCCGACCCGGCCGTCAAGAGCGCGCAGTCCTACGCAGGCTACTGGCGCATCGGCGGCGACAACCTCACCGGCTGGCCGAGCGCGCCGGCCAGCGGCTACCTGAACGGCACGATCGACGAGGTCGCCGTCTACCCGCGCGCGCTCACCGCGGCCCAGGTGACGCGCCACCACGGCGTCGGCACCGGCGCCGTCCAGCCGAACCAGCCGCCGTCCGCGGCGTTCACCTCGTCCTGCGACATGCTGGCGTGCGCCTTCGACGGGTCCGGCTCCGCCGACTCCGACGGGTCCATCGCGAGCTACGCGTGGGACTTCGGTGACGGGCACACCGGCACCGGCGCCACGCCGTCGCACACCTACGAGTCGGCCGGGAGCTACAACGTCAAGCTCACGGTCACCGACGACCAGGGCGCGACCGGCGAGGTGGTGCACGCAGTCAACGCGACGTCGAACATCCTCGCCGAGGACGCGTTCGGCCGGACGGTCGCCGACGGCTGGGGCACCGCCGACACCGGCGGCGCGTGGAGCCGGAACGGCTCCGGCGGCGTCCTGTCGGTCGACGGGGGCGCCGCGAAGGTCTCGCTGGGCGCGCCCACCAACAGCGGCGGCGGCTACCTCAGCACGGTGTCCGAGCAGGACACCGACCTGTCGTTCAAGCTGTCGGTCGACAAGGAGGGCACCGGCAACGGCGTGTACGTGTGGGCCGCCGGGCGCCGGATCCCCGGCGCCGGCGACTACCGGGCCAGGGTCAGGCTCCGGCCGTCCGGCGTGGTGTCGTTCCAGCTCAGCCGCACGGACGCGGGCAACGCCGAGACGGTCATCGTGGCGGAGCAGAACGTCGCAGGCCTGACCTACACGCCCGGGCAGCGGCTGCGGCTGCGGTTCCAGGTCACCGGGACGGCGCCGACGACGCTGAAGGGCAAGGTGTGGGCCGACGGCGCCACCGAGCCCGGCTGGCAGCTGACCGGCACCGACGACACCGCCGGGCTGCAGGTCCCCGGCGCGGTCGGGCTCCGCACGTACCTGGCGGGCAGCACCACCAACGCGCCCATCGTCGTGTCGGTGGACGACCTGAAGGCGGTGCGCGCCACCGGCTGA
- a CDS encoding glycosyltransferase family 4 protein — MAERDARSTDARSTDARSTVVLAHPSPDLYGSDRMLIESVRSLASQWRVIVTLPADGPLSEALRDAGAEIVVLPVPVLRKAYMSPLGLVRLAVATLRALPAARRLLRRERAAALYVNTVTIPVWLAAGKLARVPALCHVHEAEDGVPAPVRAALSAPLRLARSLVVNSRASAAALGRAGRRAQIIYNGVEEPPEVVAPRAEPGPPARIALVGRLSPRKGSDVAVKAVRMLRERGYDTTLTLIGSVFPGYEWFEDELRDLAGDDGGVEFAGFRASVWNSFAAADIAIVPSRVEPFGNVAVEAMLAGRPVVASATQGLVEIVTDGDNGISVPPDDPAALADGIARLLDDWNGALVMAKRARADAARRFGKDRYHRELREAVRGLTRPA; from the coding sequence GTGGCCGAACGGGACGCGAGGTCCACGGACGCGAGGTCCACGGACGCGAGGTCCACGGTGGTGCTGGCGCACCCCTCGCCCGACCTCTACGGCTCCGACCGGATGCTCATCGAGTCGGTGCGCTCGCTCGCGTCGCAGTGGCGCGTCATCGTCACCCTGCCCGCCGACGGGCCGCTGTCGGAGGCGCTGCGGGACGCGGGCGCCGAGATCGTCGTGCTGCCCGTCCCGGTGCTGCGCAAGGCGTACATGTCGCCGCTCGGGCTCGTCCGGCTCGCCGTCGCGACGCTGCGCGCGCTGCCGGCGGCCCGGCGGCTGCTGCGCCGGGAGCGGGCCGCCGCCCTCTACGTCAACACCGTCACGATCCCGGTGTGGCTGGCCGCCGGCAAGCTCGCCCGCGTGCCCGCGCTCTGCCACGTCCACGAGGCCGAGGACGGCGTGCCCGCGCCCGTGCGCGCCGCGCTGTCGGCGCCGCTGCGGCTGGCGAGGTCCCTGGTGGTGAACAGCCGGGCCAGCGCCGCCGCCCTCGGCCGCGCCGGGCGCCGCGCCCAGATCATCTACAACGGCGTCGAGGAGCCGCCCGAGGTGGTCGCGCCGCGCGCCGAGCCGGGCCCGCCCGCGCGGATCGCGCTGGTCGGCCGGCTGTCCCCGCGCAAGGGCTCGGACGTCGCGGTCAAAGCCGTCCGGATGCTCCGGGAGCGCGGGTACGATACGACCCTGACCTTGATCGGCAGCGTCTTTCCGGGTTACGAGTGGTTCGAGGACGAGCTGCGCGACCTCGCGGGCGATGACGGCGGGGTGGAGTTCGCGGGCTTCCGCGCCTCGGTGTGGAACTCGTTCGCCGCGGCGGACATCGCGATCGTCCCCTCGCGCGTCGAACCCTTCGGGAACGTCGCGGTCGAGGCGATGCTGGCCGGCCGGCCGGTGGTCGCCAGCGCCACCCAGGGGCTGGTCGAGATCGTCACCGACGGCGACAACGGCATCAGCGTGCCGCCCGACGACCCCGCGGCCCTCGCCGACGGGATCGCCCGTCTGCTCGACGACTGGAACGGCGCGCTGGTGATGGCCAAACGGGCCCGTGCCGACGCCGCCCGGCGGTTCGGCAAGGACCGCTACCACCGCGAGCTGCGGGAGGCCGTCCGCGGCCTGACCCGACCCGCCTAG
- a CDS encoding lipopolysaccharide biosynthesis protein, whose protein sequence is MSPEAPGKGVAKAGGLAGKAGRLLASAGGAVTVQFVTAGGSLVVQALGARTLGASGYGAYALFFAVIVMITAVQTSWVGDTLTVFDRFDPRIRGALILSVAGTVLAGSAAGALVSALMGLAGPGTIGVFALLVALWLLNETGRRIFTARMEFWRLAANDACYLGTTLAVLGCALALGADASVAVLLGAMCAGCVASITLARLRLPAREYARAPLRGTAFREILEFSAWRSVQAGIRPTALLLARVMIAGFASTAALAGVEAARLLLAPALTFVNGAGWFLLGDFAKAERAGTPMRAPQAVRACGLMAGIALVMSLAGILLVDWLGPLVTGGSFEVDAVALGGWGVYAVCFACTLPLASLATARKLSRSVFAIRGVESASGLTVLLVLLATDSGHASLAPYCLGAGGLVSAFMLWRMLRRTDPPRGGRPVPASADQLVG, encoded by the coding sequence GTGAGCCCGGAGGCGCCGGGGAAGGGCGTGGCGAAGGCCGGCGGGCTCGCCGGGAAGGCGGGGCGGCTGCTCGCGTCGGCGGGCGGCGCCGTCACCGTGCAGTTCGTGACGGCCGGCGGCAGCCTGGTGGTCCAGGCGCTCGGGGCGCGCACGCTCGGCGCGTCCGGCTACGGCGCCTACGCGTTGTTCTTCGCCGTCATCGTCATGATCACGGCGGTGCAGACGAGCTGGGTCGGCGACACCCTCACCGTCTTCGACCGGTTCGACCCGCGCATCCGGGGCGCGCTGATCCTGTCGGTGGCGGGCACCGTCCTGGCCGGCTCGGCGGCGGGGGCGCTCGTCTCCGCGCTGATGGGCCTCGCCGGGCCCGGCACCATCGGCGTCTTCGCGCTGCTGGTGGCGCTGTGGCTGCTGAACGAGACCGGCCGGCGGATCTTCACCGCCCGGATGGAGTTCTGGCGGCTGGCCGCCAACGACGCCTGCTACCTCGGCACGACGCTCGCGGTGCTCGGCTGCGCGCTCGCCCTCGGCGCGGACGCCTCCGTTGCGGTGCTGCTCGGCGCCATGTGCGCGGGGTGCGTCGCCTCGATCACGCTCGCCCGGCTGCGGCTCCCCGCCCGCGAGTACGCGCGGGCCCCGCTGCGCGGCACCGCGTTCCGGGAGATCCTGGAGTTCTCCGCGTGGCGGTCGGTGCAGGCCGGGATCCGGCCGACCGCGCTGCTGCTCGCCCGCGTCATGATCGCCGGTTTCGCGTCGACGGCGGCGCTCGCCGGGGTGGAGGCCGCGCGGCTGCTGCTCGCGCCCGCGCTGACGTTCGTCAACGGCGCCGGCTGGTTCCTGCTCGGCGACTTCGCGAAGGCGGAGCGGGCCGGCACGCCCATGCGGGCCCCGCAGGCGGTGCGGGCCTGCGGCCTGATGGCGGGCATCGCGCTGGTGATGAGCCTCGCCGGGATCCTGCTGGTCGACTGGCTCGGCCCGCTGGTGACCGGCGGCTCGTTCGAGGTGGACGCGGTGGCGCTCGGCGGCTGGGGCGTCTACGCGGTGTGCTTCGCGTGCACGCTGCCGCTGGCCAGCCTGGCGACGGCGCGCAAGCTGTCCCGGTCGGTGTTCGCCATCCGCGGGGTGGAGAGCGCGAGCGGGCTGACCGTCCTGCTCGTGCTGCTGGCCACCGACTCCGGGCACGCCTCGCTCGCCCCGTACTGCCTGGGCGCGGGCGGGCTGGTGTCGGCGTTCATGCTGTGGCGGATGCTGCGCCGGACCGATCCGCCGCGCGGCGGCCGGCCGGTGCCGGCGTCAGCGGACCAGCTCGTCGGCTGA
- a CDS encoding sulfite exporter TauE/SafE family protein — MDFDWTMALGSFLVAIIVGLTGMGGGALMTPMLVTFFGVSPLAAVSSDLVAAAVMKPVGSAVHYRQGTINMRLVGWLCAGSVPAAFSGVLLARALGHGDSVEDLISKAMGVALMIAAIGLVLRAYLAHRGRAGGEEGAAGNEAPQVVVRPVPTVLIGIVGGLVVGITSVGSGSLIIVALLALYPALKANQLVGTDLLQAVPLVFAAAIGHLLFGDFRMEVTAALLVGSVPGVYLGSRISSRAPGGLIRRVLALVLVASSLKMFGVGAVPLAWTMVALTAATVAAWLVLRRRPSPAAAGPGDAVAASADELVR, encoded by the coding sequence ATGGACTTCGATTGGACGATGGCGCTGGGCTCGTTCCTCGTCGCCATCATCGTCGGGCTCACCGGGATGGGCGGCGGCGCGCTGATGACACCGATGCTCGTCACGTTCTTCGGCGTCAGCCCGCTCGCCGCCGTGTCCAGCGACCTGGTCGCCGCCGCCGTGATGAAGCCGGTGGGCAGCGCCGTCCACTACCGGCAGGGCACGATCAACATGCGGCTGGTCGGCTGGCTGTGCGCGGGCTCGGTGCCCGCCGCGTTCTCCGGCGTGCTGCTGGCGCGGGCGCTCGGCCACGGCGACTCCGTCGAGGACCTGATCAGCAAGGCCATGGGCGTCGCGCTGATGATCGCGGCGATCGGCCTCGTGCTGCGCGCCTACCTGGCCCACCGGGGCCGCGCCGGCGGCGAGGAGGGCGCGGCGGGGAACGAGGCCCCGCAGGTGGTGGTCCGGCCCGTCCCGACGGTGCTCATCGGGATCGTCGGCGGCCTCGTCGTCGGCATCACCTCGGTCGGGTCCGGCTCGCTCATCATCGTCGCGCTGCTCGCCCTGTACCCGGCGCTGAAGGCCAACCAGCTCGTCGGCACCGACCTGCTGCAGGCCGTCCCGCTGGTGTTCGCCGCCGCCATCGGCCACCTGCTGTTCGGCGACTTCCGCATGGAGGTCACCGCCGCCCTGCTCGTCGGCTCCGTCCCCGGCGTCTACCTCGGCTCCAGGATCTCCTCGCGCGCGCCGGGCGGGCTGATCCGCCGCGTGCTGGCGCTCGTCCTGGTCGCGTCCTCGCTGAAGATGTTCGGCGTCGGCGCCGTCCCCCTCGCCTGGACGATGGTGGCCCTCACCGCCGCCACGGTCGCCGCCTGGCTCGTCCTGCGCCGCCGCCCCTCCCCCGCCGCGGCGGGGCCCGGGGACGCGGTCGCGGCCTCAGCCGACGAGCTGGTCCGCTGA
- a CDS encoding DUF1972 domain-containing protein has translation MVGTRGVPARYGGFETAVEEIGKRLAARGHEVMVYCRGERHPEPEYLGMRLIHLPAIEKKVAETLSHTGLSVLHAFRGKIGREGADVALVFNAANAPLLPVLRTLRIPVATHVDGLEWKRTKWSGTGQRYYRAAESMAVRWSDALIADAVGIQEYYRERFGAESVFIPYGAPILAETDTAKLAEAGYEPGGYHLVVARFEPENHVHLAVEGYRRSRAGKPLVVVGSAPYADEYTARVKELAGDDPRITFLGGVWDQDLLDALYAGALTYVHGHSVGGTNPSLLRAMGAGASVLAFDVNFNREVLGEDAGRFFADAAELAERIEAAEADPGAAADRGAAARKRAAERYVWDDVADSYERLCADLMERRLSRKTVRPR, from the coding sequence ATGGTAGGTACTCGCGGGGTGCCGGCGCGGTACGGCGGGTTCGAGACGGCGGTCGAGGAGATCGGCAAGCGGCTCGCGGCGCGCGGCCACGAGGTCATGGTCTACTGCCGCGGCGAGCGCCATCCCGAGCCCGAGTACCTCGGGATGCGGCTGATCCACCTGCCCGCCATCGAGAAGAAGGTCGCCGAGACGCTCAGCCACACCGGGCTGTCGGTGCTGCACGCGTTCCGCGGCAAGATCGGGCGGGAGGGCGCGGACGTCGCGCTGGTCTTCAACGCCGCCAACGCGCCGCTGCTGCCGGTGCTGCGGACGCTGCGGATCCCGGTCGCCACCCATGTCGACGGGCTGGAGTGGAAGCGCACCAAGTGGAGCGGGACGGGGCAGCGCTACTACCGGGCCGCCGAGTCCATGGCGGTGCGCTGGTCGGACGCGCTCATCGCCGACGCCGTCGGCATCCAGGAGTACTACCGCGAGCGGTTCGGCGCGGAGTCGGTGTTCATCCCCTACGGCGCGCCGATCCTCGCGGAGACCGACACCGCGAAGCTCGCCGAGGCCGGCTACGAGCCCGGCGGGTACCACCTGGTCGTCGCCCGGTTCGAGCCGGAGAACCACGTGCACCTGGCGGTGGAGGGGTACCGGCGGAGCCGGGCCGGGAAGCCGCTCGTGGTGGTGGGGTCGGCGCCGTACGCCGACGAGTACACCGCGCGGGTGAAGGAGCTCGCGGGCGACGACCCGCGCATCACCTTCCTCGGCGGCGTGTGGGACCAGGACCTCCTGGACGCCCTGTACGCGGGCGCGCTGACCTACGTGCACGGCCACTCTGTCGGCGGGACGAACCCGTCGCTGCTGCGCGCGATGGGCGCGGGCGCGTCCGTGCTCGCCTTCGACGTCAACTTCAACCGCGAGGTGCTGGGCGAGGACGCGGGCCGCTTCTTCGCGGACGCGGCCGAGCTGGCCGAGCGGATCGAGGCGGCGGAGGCCGACCCGGGCGCCGCCGCCGACCGCGGCGCGGCGGCGCGCAAGCGGGCCGCCGAGCGCTACGTGTGGGACGACGTGGCCGACTCCTACGAGCGGCTCTGCGCGGACCTGATGGAGCGGCGGCTGTCCCGCAAGACCGTCCGGCCCCGGTGA
- a CDS encoding bifunctional 2-polyprenyl-6-hydroxyphenol methylase/3-demethylubiquinol 3-O-methyltransferase UbiG: MTDLRTPPVSDGDLFSERARQYALEKPLQRIHVLEAGCGWGTGLDLGDHEHHVTGVDMEAPELRAYTCERPDLDTWYLGDLRTAPMPPRAFDIVHASYLIERVPHAELVLDRFVAALKPGGLLLVHLRDRNTAFAFLDRTLPSWLRTGRRSRTRPVRAPRAGRGGGRGGRGPRGAHARVPSPGDERVAGPESGTAAPTREARVPEARAPEARAPEARASEGRASEGRAAARPVPVVRTSPPPAVYGKVASRSGMRWYCVMRGLVISEEYTSRQAIDALGAGTGVADLLCRLVSALTRGRLTADHSEITLVIRKPENRFARVI, encoded by the coding sequence GTGACCGATCTGCGTACGCCGCCGGTCAGCGACGGCGATCTCTTCTCAGAACGCGCCCGTCAGTACGCCCTAGAGAAGCCCCTGCAGCGGATCCACGTCCTGGAGGCGGGCTGCGGCTGGGGCACGGGCCTGGACCTCGGCGACCACGAGCACCACGTCACGGGCGTCGACATGGAGGCCCCGGAGCTGCGCGCCTACACCTGCGAGCGGCCCGACCTCGACACCTGGTACCTCGGCGACCTGCGCACCGCGCCGATGCCGCCGCGCGCCTTCGACATCGTGCACGCCTCGTACCTGATCGAGCGGGTGCCGCACGCCGAGCTGGTGCTCGACCGGTTCGTCGCCGCGCTGAAGCCCGGCGGGCTGCTGCTGGTCCACCTGCGCGACCGCAACACCGCGTTCGCCTTCCTGGACCGCACGCTCCCCAGCTGGCTGCGCACCGGCCGCCGGAGCCGCACGCGTCCGGTCCGGGCGCCGCGCGCGGGGCGGGGCGGCGGCCGCGGCGGGCGGGGGCCGCGCGGCGCGCACGCCCGCGTCCCCAGCCCGGGCGATGAGCGGGTCGCCGGGCCCGAGTCGGGCACCGCCGCGCCGACGCGGGAGGCGCGCGTGCCGGAGGCCCGTGCGCCTGAGGCCCGTGCCCCTGAGGCCCGCGCGTCGGAGGGCCGTGCGTCGGAGGGCCGGGCCGCCGCGCGGCCGGTCCCGGTCGTCCGGACGAGCCCGCCGCCCGCGGTGTACGGCAAGGTCGCGTCCCGCTCGGGGATGCGCTGGTACTGCGTGATGCGCGGTCTGGTGATCTCCGAGGAGTACACGTCCCGGCAGGCCATCGACGCGCTCGGCGCCGGGACCGGCGTCGCCGATCTGCTGTGCCGGCTGGTGTCGGCGCTCACCCGGGGCCGCCTCACCGCCGACCACAGCGAGATCACCCTGGTCATCCGCAAGCCCGAGAACCGGTTCGCGCGGGTCATCTGA
- the cysC gene encoding adenylyl-sulfate kinase — translation MTAEAGLPDTLRDLPACTPDPVELADLELLLAGVYRPLSGFLGSFDTAMVIAGGRLSDGTPWPVPVTLTVPKDLTGHERIVLQDPEGVPLAVLTVAEAWQDPTTQAWRLAGPLEGLRAPAHGPFHALRRRPDELDPAEGNLLAVATREPLHRKQLGQLRQVAERLSAQVLVLPLLGGEHDESLVRALLGVRKELPDGARIIPVPLPARGTGPEQDERDVRLRAHVAAAYGATHLLADAELAGTAIPLVVPEPWAYDADVEVWRPVARIEPDHVQAELTRERLHELLDAGEPVPDWFTPPAVAAELALARPPKRSRGITVFFTGLSGSGKSTIARGLSDALIERGGRTVTLLDGDVVRRMLSAGLTFSRADRDLNIRRIGFVAAEITRHGGTAICAPIAPYAATRAEVRRMVSAVGDFILVHVATPLEECERRDRKGLYAKARAGQIPEFTGISDPYEEPDDADLTLDTSRMAPQEAVGKVVDLLVAGGWVRPA, via the coding sequence GTGACCGCCGAAGCCGGCCTTCCCGACACGCTGCGCGACCTGCCCGCCTGCACCCCCGACCCGGTGGAGCTGGCCGATCTGGAACTGCTCCTCGCCGGGGTGTACCGCCCGCTGAGCGGCTTCCTCGGCTCCTTCGACACCGCGATGGTGATCGCCGGCGGGCGGCTGTCGGACGGCACCCCGTGGCCGGTCCCGGTCACGCTGACCGTCCCGAAGGACCTGACCGGGCACGAGCGGATCGTCCTGCAAGACCCGGAGGGCGTGCCGCTCGCCGTGCTCACGGTCGCCGAGGCGTGGCAGGACCCGACCACCCAGGCGTGGCGGCTCGCCGGTCCGCTGGAGGGCCTGCGCGCCCCCGCGCACGGCCCCTTCCACGCCCTGCGCCGCCGCCCCGACGAACTCGACCCCGCTGAGGGCAACCTGCTCGCCGTGGCCACGCGCGAGCCCCTCCACCGCAAGCAGCTCGGCCAACTGCGGCAGGTCGCCGAGCGGCTCAGCGCACAGGTGCTCGTGCTGCCGCTGCTCGGCGGTGAGCACGACGAGTCGCTCGTCCGCGCGCTGCTGGGCGTCCGCAAGGAGCTGCCGGACGGGGCCCGGATCATCCCGGTGCCGCTGCCCGCGCGCGGCACCGGCCCGGAGCAGGACGAGCGCGACGTCCGCCTGCGCGCGCACGTCGCCGCCGCCTACGGCGCCACCCACCTGCTCGCCGACGCCGAGCTGGCGGGCACCGCGATCCCGCTGGTCGTCCCCGAGCCGTGGGCCTACGACGCCGACGTGGAGGTATGGCGGCCGGTCGCGCGCATCGAGCCCGACCACGTGCAGGCCGAGCTGACGCGGGAGCGGCTGCACGAGCTGCTGGACGCGGGCGAGCCCGTGCCCGACTGGTTCACCCCGCCGGCCGTCGCCGCCGAGCTGGCGCTGGCCCGCCCGCCGAAGCGCTCGCGCGGGATCACGGTGTTCTTCACCGGGCTGTCGGGCTCCGGCAAGTCCACGATCGCGCGCGGCCTGTCGGACGCGCTGATCGAGCGCGGCGGCCGGACCGTCACCCTGCTGGACGGCGACGTCGTGCGGCGGATGCTGTCGGCCGGCCTGACGTTCTCGCGTGCCGACCGCGACCTCAACATCCGCCGGATCGGGTTCGTCGCCGCCGAGATCACCCGGCACGGCGGCACCGCGATCTGCGCGCCGATCGCCCCCTACGCGGCGACCCGCGCCGAGGTCCGCCGGATGGTGTCCGCCGTCGGCGACTTCATCCTGGTGCACGTCGCGACGCCGCTGGAGGAGTGCGAGCGCCGCGACCGCAAGGGCCTGTACGCCAAGGCCCGCGCGGGGCAGATCCCGGAGTTCACCGGCATCTCCGACCCCTACGAGGAGCCGGACGACGCCGACCTGACGCTGGACACCTCGCGGATGGCACCGCAGGAGGCGGTCGGCAAGGTCGTCGACCTGCTGGTGGCTGGGGGCTGGGTCCGTCCCGCATAG